ATCCAAGTCATCCGAGAACCGATGGTGAAGATAGCCGCGGGACGAGGCGGTTCCACCCGTGAGGTAGAAGTCGGTCTCGACGGTGTTGATGACCTTCAAGACCCGATCCTGCAGCGGATAGAGGGTGTCGAAGTAGAAGGCCCGATCCATCTACAGCTTTTCGGGGTGATGCGCCGTCAGCCACTCGACCAGGAAGTCGAACCCACGGCGACGGCCCGGCGAGCGAACCCGTTTACGCACGAGGGGCCACCGTTCAACGAGGCCCCGGTACCCAAGCAGTCGGATGATCTCGCGATACGACGCATACTCCAGCAGACGAGCGGTCGCCCACTCTTGGTCCAACCGTCCGAGCGTCGCACGCCCTGACAACAGTTCGGCGAATTGGACCTCGTCGAGCTCATAATCCCACAGGTATGTCGGTCTCCGCAGCATGCTTGCTCCGACTCGAATTGTAACGTCTTTCTGGAGATAAAACGAGACGCGGCTGAGCCGAGATTCCGGGAGGGGCTCAGCCTCCGGGCCTGGGGGGGCCTTCCCGCTTCGGGCGGTCGTCGGGCGCTTCCACGATCCTCGCCGTCAGGTCGATCTTCTGCTTCTTTCGGAGCACCTGGAGCGTGACGGTCTTTCCCACCGCGGAGTCGGCCACGAGGCGCTGCAGCTGGCGGTAGTCCTCGACGGGGGCCTTGTCGTAGGCCACGATCACATCCCCCTGCTGGAGCCCGGCTGCTGCCGCCGGGCTCCCCGGCATCGTGGAGGCCACCAGCGCCCCCCCGCCGGTTGCCCCCAACGTCTGCGCCAGCTCGGTGGAAAGCGGCTGGAGCGCGACGCCGAGCCAGCCGCGCACCACCTTGCCCTTCTCCACGAGCTGGTCCACCACGCGCTTGACCATGTTGATCGGGATGGCGAAGCCGATGCCCTGGCCGGCGGCGACGATGGCTGTGTTGATCCCGACGACCTGGCCCTTGAGGTTGATGAGGGGGCCCCCTGAGTTTCCCGGGTTGATCGAGGCGTCGGTCTGGATGAAGTTCTCGTAGGTGGCCAGACCGACGTCCGAGCGGCCCGTGGCGCTGATCACCCCCACCGTGACCGTCTGGTCCAGCCCGAAGGGGTTGCCGATGGCGATCGCCCACTCGCCGACCTGGAGCGCGTCCGAGTCGCCGAGCGCGGCCACCCGCAGCTCGCTGTCGGGCTCGAAGCGGAGCACGGCGAGGTCAGTCTTGGGATCGGCGCCCAGCACGCGGCCCCGGTACTCGCGCTTGTCCGACAGCCTCACCGTGATCTCGTCGGCCCCCTTGACGACGTGGAAGTTCGTGAGGACGAGCCCCCGCTTGTCGATGATGACGCCGGAGCCGAGGCTGGGCTGGCGGAACTCCGGACGCTGGGCCGGGGCCTCGCTGCCGAAGAACTGCTTGAAGAAATCCTGGAAGAACGGGTCGTCGGTGCCGGGGTGGGGCGCACCGGGCCGCCGCGATCGCGAGCGCTGGATGGTTCCCACGTTGACCACGGCGGGGCGCAGCTGCTGCGCCACCCCGACGAAGGTGGCTTGGAGCGTCTCGGGCAGGCTCGTCGCGGGGGCGGGGGCCTGCGCGGAGGCGCCGGACTTCGGGGCCGGAGACACGCCCGCGCGGACCAGGTAGCCTCCGGCCGCGGCGGCCACCACGGCGAGGCCAGCGGCCAGTCCGGTCAGGAGGGAACGATTCATGGCATGAGGCCCGAGGGCGAGCGGATGATACCGGGCGGAATCTGGAGGTGTCAAGGAGTCGAACCGTCGTGGGGCCGCTCGCGCTAGTATCGGATTCGTCATGGCGGGTCTGAGCGCGTGGTGCAGGAGGCGCCCTGACGCCGTCGCCGTCTGGGCCCTCGTTCTCCTCGCCCTCGGCACCCAGGCGCGCGCCTTCCTCCCGGGCCGCGTGCTCTCCCCCGCCGATGCGCTCTTCACGGCCTTCCCCTGGAGGGCGCTCCGCCCCGGGAGCGTGGCGGTGAATCCGGTCCTGACCGACGTGACGTTCCAGATCCACCCATGGCTGCTCCACGTGGCCGGCGAGATCGGCCACGGCCATTTTCCGCTCTGGAATCAGTCGGTCTTCACTGGGGCACCGCTCTTCGCCAATCCCAACAGCGCCGTCCTTTTCCCGCTGAACGCCCTCGCCTACGTGCTGCCCATCGGGCTGGCCCTGGCGCTCGGAGCCGCGGTCAAGGTTCTGGTGGCGGGGCTCGGGATGTACTGGCTCCTGCGGCTCCTCGTCGTGGGACCGCTCGGCGCCTTCGCGGGAGCGGCGGGCTTCATGCTCAACGGGGCGCTCGTCGTGTGGCTCCAGTACCCCGTGGGGAGCGCCATAGCCCTTCTGCCGCTCCTGCTGGCGCTCAGCGAGTGGTTGCGCCAAAGGCCGGGAGGCGGTCCCGTTGTCGCCCTCGGCTGCGCCGTGGCGCTCGACGTCTTCGCCGGCTACCCGCCCATCGCCCTTCTCGGCGTGCTCGCTGCGGCCCTCTGGGCCCTGGCCCGCTCGCCCGGCGCGCCGGGGGGGCCACGCTTCCTCCTGCGCTGGGTGGCCGGCATAGCCCTCGGCGCCGCGCTTGCGACCGTCCAGCTCCTGCCATTCCTCGAGTACATGCGCGAGAGCGCGATCTACGCCTACCGCCTCGAGTGGAAGCCCGTGCTCTCCCTGCCGCCCCGGACGGCCATCGTGTTCCTGATGCCCCACTACTACGGCGGTCCCGCGGACTTCTGGGGCCCGCTGAACTTCAACGAGATCACGACATCCGTGGGGTTGCTGCCCTGGGT
This portion of the Candidatus Rokuibacteriota bacterium genome encodes:
- a CDS encoding Do family serine endopeptidase, producing the protein MNRSLLTGLAAGLAVVAAAAGGYLVRAGVSPAPKSGASAQAPAPATSLPETLQATFVGVAQQLRPAVVNVGTIQRSRSRRPGAPHPGTDDPFFQDFFKQFFGSEAPAQRPEFRQPSLGSGVIIDKRGLVLTNFHVVKGADEITVRLSDKREYRGRVLGADPKTDLAVLRFEPDSELRVAALGDSDALQVGEWAIAIGNPFGLDQTVTVGVISATGRSDVGLATYENFIQTDASINPGNSGGPLINLKGQVVGINTAIVAAGQGIGFAIPINMVKRVVDQLVEKGKVVRGWLGVALQPLSTELAQTLGATGGGALVASTMPGSPAAAAGLQQGDVIVAYDKAPVEDYRQLQRLVADSAVGKTVTLQVLRKKQKIDLTARIVEAPDDRPKREGPPRPGG